The following DNA comes from Acidobacteriota bacterium.
ATCTTTACCCTCTTCTCTGCCACATGCTTGATGCTGGGTTTGTGGCGCCTGCGGGAGACAGTTGGTCTCCCGTCGGACAGGCACAGCGCGCGCCCACCGCAGGGCCTCCGTAGTGCAAGAGCCGCGCCAGCAACGAAATGCAAGGGGCAGGAAGTTCCCGGACGTTTTCGGTTCGGACGCGTCGTGCCCGGGGGGTGTCGAAATTGCCGAACAGCGGACAAAGCGCCCGGACACGTTCTCGCGCGGGCTGCTGCCGGAGTGGGTTCGAGGCGATAGACTGCGGGGCATGGCGAACCGCGGCGCGAGGTCGGAGGCCGGGGAAAGATACGACATGGGAGGTACGAGATGGTGAAACCAGCGGCGCCGGAAGCTCCCCGTCTGAGTCTCGCCGTCATCACCTTCAACGAAGAGAAGCACTTGCCGCGGCTGCTCGAGGCCGCCCGGAACTTCGCCGACGAAGTGGTCGTCGTCGACAGCGGGTCGACGGACGCCACCGTCGCCATCGCCCGTTCCCATGGCGCCCGGGTGATCGAGAGCGACTGGCCCGGTTTCGGCCGACAGAAGCAGCGCGCCCTCGAAGAAGCCCGGGGCGAGTGGGTGCTCTCGCTCGATGCCGACGAGCTACCGGACGCGCAGCTCACCGAGAGCCTCGCCGCCGTGGCCCGGGGGGAGGGCGACGAGTTCGACGGCTACGCGATGGATCGGCTGACCGCCTACCAGGGCGAGTACATTCGTCATGCCTGGTCGCCGGACTGGGTGTTGCGGCTGGTGCGCCGCGGGCGAGGCCGCTGGACGGACCGGCCGGTTCACGAGGCGTTGGTGGTGGACGGCTCCGTGGGACGGCTGAAGGGCAAGCTGCTGCACGACTCCTACGAGAATCTCGCCGATCACTACACGCGCCTCGTGGCCTACTCCCGGCTGAGTGCCGAGAGCGCCTACGCCCGGGGGCGGCGCTTCCACTGGAGTCAGCTCCTGCTGCGGCCGCCGGCCGCTTTCCTGCGCCGTTTCCTGCTCAAGAGGGGCTTTCTGGACGGTGTGCGCGGCTTGCTCGTGGCGGGGGCCACGGCCGTGGGGGCCTTCATGAAGTACGCTTTTCTCTACGAGTATCAGCGCGAGCGGCGCATCGAACAGAAAGAAGGCGAGAGATGACCGACGAGACCCGCTTTACGGCCGGGGGCAAGCAGCGCCGGGCGATCCGGGCGGCCCTCCACGACGAGCGTGCCGTGGTCCAGGTGGGCAAGGCCGGACTCGAACCGGAGGTGATCGTTTCCGTGGAGCAGGCCCTCGCCGCCCGGGAGGCGATCAAGGTCGCCGTGGGCCGCTCGTGCCCCCTGGCGCCGGCGGAGGTGGCCGCGACACTGGCCCGGCGGGTCGGTGCAGAGGTCATCGAGCGCAAGGGAAGAGTGATCTCTCTCTACCGCCCCGCGGAGGAAAATCCGCCGGCCCGCTGAGCGAGGCTCACCACTTCATCACGAGGGATGTGGAGAACACCGAATCCAACGTGTCGAAAGTGAAGATCAAGTCGGGTCCGAGATCTCCCTGGGGGTTGGGGAAGACCTTGAACTGGGGCTGCCGGTCGTAGTTCAGCGTGTAGGAGACCTTGAGCGCCAGGTGATTGTTGATCGTGGTGCTCAGGGCTGTTTCGGCGTTGATGCGAAGGTCCTCGGTGTCGTTGAGGTTTTCGAGCACTTCGATCGAGCCATGGAGATCGGTGGTGTCGGTCAGCGCGCGACTGTACTTCATCGCCAGGCGAGTGCCGAAGTAGGATTTGTTGGTGCCGGTGACCGGCGTTTCCCGGGTGCCGTCGAAACCGGCTTCCATGCGCAGGGTGTTCTTCGGCCGGGCCTTGCCGCCGTCGACCAGCAGCAGGGACATGCCACCGCCCACGGCGGCCCGGGAGGACAGGCCCGCAGGCCGGTTCTGCTCCCAGCTCCCCGAGACGAACCACCCCAGCCTCCGGCTGACGGTTCGATTGAGTTGGGTGCGCAGGCCGTATTCTTCGGTGGTCAGGCCGCGGCTTCGC
Coding sequences within:
- a CDS encoding glycosyltransferase family 2 protein, which codes for MVKPAAPEAPRLSLAVITFNEEKHLPRLLEAARNFADEVVVVDSGSTDATVAIARSHGARVIESDWPGFGRQKQRALEEARGEWVLSLDADELPDAQLTESLAAVARGEGDEFDGYAMDRLTAYQGEYIRHAWSPDWVLRLVRRGRGRWTDRPVHEALVVDGSVGRLKGKLLHDSYENLADHYTRLVAYSRLSAESAYARGRRFHWSQLLLRPPAAFLRRFLLKRGFLDGVRGLLVAGATAVGAFMKYAFLYEYQRERRIEQKEGER
- a CDS encoding YhbY family RNA-binding protein, producing the protein MTDETRFTAGGKQRRAIRAALHDERAVVQVGKAGLEPEVIVSVEQALAAREAIKVAVGRSCPLAPAEVAATLARRVGAEVIERKGRVISLYRPAEENPPAR
- a CDS encoding DUF481 domain-containing protein; amino-acid sequence: MDGLGPRQLWIRSSRLGLALLLLIPPCSGAGATETPTRPPAAAQQEQAAGRPRWNVVTALGLVSVEGNSRSTNLSLNSTISAKWAVTLLELKVKAIRVETRQRNVSADFSDPAHPVLQLERSRGLTTEEYGLRTQLNRTVSRRLGWFVSGSWEQNRPAGLSSRAAVGGGMSLLLVDGGKARPKNTLRMEAGFDGTRETPVTGTNKSYFGTRLAMKYSRALTDTTDLHGSIEVLENLNDTEDLRINAETALSTTINNHLALKVSYTLNYDRQPQFKVFPNPQGDLGPDLIFTFDTLDSVFSTSLVMKW